A segment of the Elaeis guineensis isolate ETL-2024a chromosome 6, EG11, whole genome shotgun sequence genome:
gtacttcttttccagagagaatagaaggtcgttcttctgaaggccgcctttcaaagcggccatcgcgaccgattgatccaagttccggacctccaacgcggcgacattgaaacggttgacgtaagcccgaattgactccccctccctttgcttgatgttgatgagggactccgaacccctccggggacgccggctgctaacaaaatgagccgcaaactgatggctcatatgatcaaaggaaaagatggtatccggcttcagccccgagtaccagtttctcactgctcccttcaaggtggacggaaaagctcggcataggatggcatttggtgcgccatggagcagcatcattgtccggaaggcctccagatggtcaactgggtccgaagtcccgtcgtagctttcgaattgagggagcttgaagtttggcgggatcggttcctgcatgatcatttgagagaagggagggtcagtacaaatgtcctcaccataagcagggggtgcgtggcggagttcctcgatccgtcggttcatctcctggagcctttgatccagaaaatcctctcgactgtgggtctcgagggtcttctagcagaatggaggtagagatcttccaggagtagaatcgtgatctgactgagggctctccaccctcggattcgtctttccgagaaagatagagcgactggcccaagtggcccatcctaccatcggattttggagttctggcgatgctctctccagtcgcactgatgcctgcggctgctgttgctactgtatggcctgcaccgcttcagtgaggcctctgacctgctgaactagtaggtcgaattgctctgcaCCAACCGccgtcgtcgtcggaggaggagcctgggaaactgggggtgaggccggagcctgagatctggccgcagaggtcgtggatcgtcgagtggatgctttgcgggggggcatcgggcgaagatctagcagaggagggagaagaggatgtcggagaaggtgatcggaggtggtcccgttgagtgctcctttaagaacaaggatactgcgaaggttcagcccttcctctagcgtcaatcctgttggtgcaaaaattcgtctgtgtcggagaagctggagtcgagggagtcatggtcgccgccgggacctgcaaaggaagtctaaaccagagttggggttactccggcaagaccctccgatgctcaagtcagttctctgcctcaacaagaatggagtgctcgaacgaaaattttagcagagttttgggatagaaattagagcttagagaataacgtatctggagtcccccttttatagacgaagggtgcaacagactgatagcgatgtttgtaaccgtctggtagtgggccactcggggtcaggaggagtttgttatgaagagtagtggagcaaaatcgtggccatcaccgtggcccgccacatggagtctgttgcggggagtggagcggcgtccgttgtcgcgacttgccagagagtggaggagccgcacggaatccatcgcaagaagtggagcagagtcgtggccattactgcggcctgtcagggagtggtgaagctgcgtggtatccatcgcaggaagtggagcagagtcgtggccatcactgtggcctgtcaaggagtccaggcctgtcggccgaagctcgattgaagcgtctggcggagagaggcagctatccatctgagaggagctcggatgttgctggcgagccttctatcgttgggtgctgttgggcattaatactacaggcgagggccattcgctgtaggagctcagtcagaggctttccgcagacgaagttcgatttcacgcagaattcgacagaggATCGATCGgtcagtgggtgtcggatggcactggagaggttcatccgctggagtggTCCGACTGCTGGAATCCGTGTGTCGTAGGAATTCGTCCGAAATCTATCCACtacaggagttcggtcggagtccgatctccgtaggagttcggatggggatcatttatcgaggaaactcggccgaagcctgcctgtaaTGGAGATCCGGAAGGAATgcatccacaatgggagctcgggtgaaggcttacagtgaaaatccggtgcggaccgctcgtagtagaaatttgaagtagaccgcttgtagcagaagcttggGGTAGGTcgtttgcggtagaagttcggagtccgacctttgtaggagttcggatgaggtctacctgcaacaggagttctgggCGGAAGCCCggctgatgcgggacaatcctaaaaaagaaaatcaatcctaataatcaagctctcttctgttcatcaacaacaaatcacgtccggtcaggagctcattattcccaggatagacagtatagttgcctatactctgctcaggaggcatgattgattgatacaagactaaagcgagatcaatctaaatgatacagacgaatgccattcgagagatcagtgaacaattagtaatagaaaatttcataaacagatagcagaaattaaacatactgacgagtaaatgcaaaaagaaataagaatggaatgagagaaaataaaatattaaacccgtgagaaaatctaagaagatgataagaatgtagatcatggtagttaagaaactactttgattagggctcttaatcttttaaccaaacagatccatcgataaagaactaggtctttaccaacatcggattaaaaaaaaaaaaatcaaagatcaactgttaaggaacgaaggtccttgacagcatatgatctgtagaataagaaatcactcctctcagcacgacagatgaaaattctggaggagacagatcttctctcgacggaataggcttgcatgggtagatggtggagtcgatcagagtcgcaggaacactgaatcttaagtagaaggaataggattgaaagtgggcctcacaccctccccttgtggggcgattttgggtctcacaccctctccctctcggagcgattgacacaagtatttgtggagtttgtaaaatcattcattattttttttcatgaaagatacatgaatttatataggactctaagggtcctgtttgtttaggaatctcttatctttacaaggaagaaatcaaccctccacaaaaaagtaaagcattataatctaccataggaaagaaatcagccttcaacaaaataagtaagtagccaagaactcttaaggaattctaaggaagaaatggaactccatgtaggtgcttgatgcttgacacaacttggcatgagcacggcacatgctggcatgcatatttcttctcttggcatgtggagagtggtggctccaaaggtgacgtggacaaatccaagtatggccctatggacccaaagccaaatacattaaaatttattgactgaaaataaataactgaagtagaatcaatttaatgagacttcttcgatccaaatcgaacttaaattatattgccgatttttgatggctctggtgtccgcaccaattctctcggggtgggaaaaactcgaccctgtcgagtgtaggtcgattccgctctggtgatgctcaagtagatcgggatcaatacgttgcagctcttctcgagtgatccaggtatcttcagactccgatcgacctcgccatctgaccagataccgcggatagcctcgactccgggtggaaaggatctgcttatccaaaattctctcaatctgatcgtgttttgctgacattttggctggtggacactcagggataggtttgctctcaaaggttggttctggctcaaatggctcactaggtatccgagttggttttttataggtgacaagatctgtaatgttaaaagtagagctaattccaaaatcagaaggtaggtccacaacatacgtatttgatccgattttctttatgatcttaaacggacctgctcctcgggcatgtaacttctttACGGTTCCAGGGGgaaaccgttcaggcctcaatcgaaccatcacatagtctccctctgcaaactcttgaacacgtcgatgagaatctgcattctgtttataaactttattactcatactaatttttttactgatctctttatgcagactcttgacatgctgtgcaaatgactctgcagattcgaaaatcctagcatgcataggtagtgggatgaggtttattggttttctaggttgatatccatgaaaactccgcacatcatgcacactcttgggcaccggccactcaactattgctctaatcttttcaggatcagcagatacaccattgtgggtaacaacaaaacctaaaaagatgatatggtctgtcataaaagcgcacttcttaggattagcatacaagctttctgttttaagaacttgacacactctttggaagtgatctaaatggtcttccctagttcgactatagatcaaaatgtcatcaaaatatacgactacaaatactcctataaatgatcatagtacttgggtcatcaacctcatgaaggtactaggagcattagataatccaaatagcatcaccatccactcatataaactattttttatcttgaaagcagtttttcactcatctctcgatctaatccttacttgatggtaaccacacTTAAGAttgatcttagaaaagatagtggatccggccatcatatctaacatgtcatctaacctaggaatgggaaagcggtacttaatggtgatcttgttaatggcacggctatctatgcacatcctccatgtaccatctttctttggagtcagtagtgcaggaaccgcgCAAGGGCTCAAACTCttcctcacaaatcttttttttatcagctctccaacttgtctttgtagctcggcatgctcattagggttcaacctatagtgggataagttgggtagggtagatccaggaactaaatcaatggcatgttgaatgtttctcataggcggtaagtaatttggaagatcctcaggaaagacatcatgaaactcagtaagaaggctagctactttcTTAGGATAATtcaccttagaatcctcacgaacttctctagcaacaagcatccaaactggtgatccttcactcatggtcgtctctaattctttagcacctatcaaaTTGAGGCTtctcttcttaagattttcttttggtccatcgcctatctttctattagtagccttaggtggggaaggattaattgtgatcttcttaccctgatgagtaaagctacaggagttggtatggccataaatcgtaacatcattatcgaatagccaaggccgacctaatatgatacttccgacttccataggtaagacatcgcaccacacatgatcctgataggaatgaagctggatgggcacacggcatctaaatttgatggaaatagaagaggaatcaatccaagacacacggtatggactgggatgatctacaggagttaatcctaatcgcttaaccatgtcggtggagatggcattgatacagctaccgctatcaatgatcaccttataaattttatggccaaattttatgaaggtatggaaaatagaggtcctacgccagtcttcacttttcttagtttgggctaggacatacctaacgactccaagcctaaggtctaaCTCAGAtgtggcataacctaggatgacctcagtactctcaaattgctcggctaaatctggatcagcttcataaactttctcaatattttctagagttttttcttctaattcttctacgaataatgatcggttggggcattgtgcagcaaagtgaccgtaaccatggcacttgaagcaatgagatcgagaactactttcttttgataactctcctatagctccttttcctttatcttcttttctcccaataggatttgtaagtggaggtccgttactaggagtttgattaatattaggtctcgatccagaaggggttactcaGTTGGATTCAGGACGACggggagtcgaatatctagaaaatctttcaaaatctaagtcaagttgataagcttgttccaacgtggttacctctcgcagaaagagcttacgctgaatatcctctcgtaatccaactctaaatctagataaggtaacaactctatcttcggctactccatATCTCATGAGGTGTTCATCAAATCTCATGATATACTCGGTGgctgatctattcccttgagtaagcctctgccattgatctaaaagtctttgttggtaagagatggggaggtacttctctctgagtttttctttcatctcatcccaggtttctatcggatcttgtcttctctgattgagaagatgCTCAATACTTTcccaataaagtcgggcttgcctcaccaatttcatcctagcaaacctaactctccttgcttcagacatttcgtaccatccaaaatagtggtccatacttgattcccaatctaggtactctctcggatctagacaaccatcaaaacttggagcttcgactttcacattcctaagaatatgctcatcttgatcgaactggttatggtaCGGGCATGctcctataggtcgatcaagttctagattcctacctctttgtcctataggtagtcgggagactcaggttcaggttgtttctgcctagcttcttctaataccactattctctcatccatggctttcataaaattttttatgtcatcaaacttttcagtcagagcattaatgatggctgctatattgggatccatattggtgttggatggggaagtaggatgttggtaccaggtacctgatctagtggtcatgcaactctaagatgcagaaataaggtgcaataaaaattaaaatacttgaAAGTAAAGTATAAAATTTAGAGTACGAAAATTTAACTTACGGagatttaaattgctgaatttaaactaaaaccctaatcaacctgctctgataccaaattgatgtgggacaatcctaaaaaagaaaatcaatcctaataatcaagctttcttctgttcatcaacaacaaatcacgtccggccaggggttcattattcccaggacagacagtatagttgcctatactctgctcaggaggcgtgattgattgatacgagactaaagcgagatcaatctaaatgatacagacgaatgccattcgagagatcagtgaataattagtaatagaaaatttcataaacagatagcagaaattaaacatgctcacgagtaaatgcaaaaagaaataagaatggaatgagagaaaataaaatattaaacccgtgagaaaatc
Coding sequences within it:
- the LOC140858853 gene encoding uncharacterized protein, with protein sequence MHGFLLRTRHTECTSLPHVTRFLTFGNTSPSPSFLSGSGGNQARWVLFWGERRSVLTEKFECKLFDQDEHILRNVKVEAPSFDGCLDPREYLDWESSMDHYFGWYEMSEARRVRFARMKLVRQARLYWESIEHLLNQRRQDPIETWDEMKEKLREKYLPISYQQRLLDQWQRLTQGNRSATEYIMRFDEHLMRYGVAEDRVVTLSRFRVGLREDIQRKLFLREVTTLEQAYQLDLDFERFSRYSTPHLAEQFESTEVILGYATSELDLRLGVVRYVLAQTKKSEDWRRTSIFHTFIKFGHKIYKVIIDSGSCINAISTDMVKRLGLTPVDHPSPYRVSWIDSSSISIKFRCRVPIQLHSYQDHVWCDVLPMEVGSIILGRPWLFDNDVTIYGHTNSCSFTHQGKKITINPSPPKATNRKIGDGPKENLKKRSLNLIGAKELETTMSEGSPVWMLVAREVREDSKVNYPKKVASLLTEFHDVFPEDLPNYLPPMRNIQHAIDLVPGSTLPNLSHYRLNPNEHAELQRQVGELIKKRFVRKSLSPCAVPALLTPKKDACGRERKLRFHCFQEEIIRTRYLPKVIRALVHQQEQMDVDAMLLGQRVTKGQQSIGGGSNDEGERVLEPSSS